From a single Methylacidiphilum kamchatkense Kam1 genomic region:
- the fmt gene encoding methionyl-tRNA formyltransferase, with the protein MRVVFIGTGDFGVPSLEAIALDGRYTIPGVITQADRPFGRQKELLPSPIKRAALKLHLWVFQPENINSAGSIQQIQFLKPDIIVVCDYGQILSKEVLGIPSIGILNIHGSLLPKYRGASPIQAAIKNMDKETGVTVIWMDEGIDTGDILTSEKLLIRSNDTAESLHNRLAELGARLIIQSLEAIKAGKAPRIPQDHALASYARKIKKEEALIDWTKDKQEIDAMVRAFNPWPVAYTTLKIGEEKKILKIYKVIISHRARGNPGEVVRIDKHGVLVAAGRAGGLLLREVQLEGRKKMHAADFARGARLAIGTILGQKDED; encoded by the coding sequence ATGAGAGTAGTGTTTATAGGTACAGGAGATTTTGGTGTTCCAAGTCTTGAAGCTATAGCCCTGGATGGAAGATATACCATTCCTGGAGTTATTACTCAGGCGGATCGACCTTTTGGTAGACAAAAAGAGCTTTTACCTTCACCTATCAAAAGAGCTGCCTTGAAATTGCATTTATGGGTTTTTCAACCTGAAAATATTAATTCAGCAGGTTCTATCCAACAAATTCAGTTCCTAAAACCCGATATCATTGTTGTTTGTGACTATGGACAGATATTGTCTAAAGAGGTGCTTGGGATTCCTTCTATTGGGATTTTGAACATCCATGGATCGCTTCTTCCTAAATATAGAGGGGCATCACCAATCCAAGCCGCCATAAAGAACATGGACAAAGAGACGGGGGTAACCGTCATTTGGATGGATGAGGGGATAGATACAGGTGATATTTTAACAAGTGAAAAACTATTAATTCGCTCGAATGACACGGCTGAATCCTTGCATAATCGTCTTGCCGAATTAGGAGCACGATTGATTATTCAGTCTCTAGAAGCAATAAAGGCTGGGAAAGCGCCGCGGATTCCTCAGGATCATGCACTGGCTTCTTATGCAAGGAAAATAAAGAAAGAGGAGGCGCTTATAGATTGGACAAAAGATAAACAGGAAATAGATGCAATGGTCAGGGCTTTTAATCCATGGCCTGTGGCTTATACTACGTTGAAAATAGGGGAAGAGAAAAAGATCCTAAAAATTTACAAAGTAATTATTTCTCATCGGGCTAGAGGGAATCCAGGAGAAGTTGTGCGTATAGATAAGCATGGAGTTTTAGTTGCTGCAGGGCGTGCTGGCGGTCTGTTGTTAAGAGAGGTTCAACTCGAGGGAAGAAAGAAAATGCATGCGGCTGATTTTGCTCGTGGGGCAAGACTAGCTATTGGCACGATTTTGGGACAAAAAGATGAGGATTAA
- a CDS encoding methane monooxygenase/ammonia monooxygenase subunit C, with amino-acid sequence MYPSKRGAYIPSVVEKNAIFTIYEVPRKSAFSLKLPLFGIGLIFLLNTIDYVYQRLFAFTKGLDYSTPQYQQYWMSVLWAELIIEALVALFVVVYLWQTRDRNLENLSPAEELKRYWIWGSFVLMYAFAVFIAAYYAEQDATWHQTVIRDTSFTPSHIIEFYQSYPVYIILGLTLLMYALTRLPQFAKATSLPLVILVASPLMIFPNVGLNEFGHTRWFMEEVFSAPLHWGFAIFAWGALSLYGVLVTVCPRVYSLIDQVYLGAEVPSASTVIENPEACINPLFCSCEKNILPNK; translated from the coding sequence CTGTATCCATCAAAAAGAGGAGCATATATTCCAAGTGTTGTAGAAAAAAACGCAATTTTTACTATTTATGAAGTTCCAAGAAAATCTGCTTTTTCTCTTAAACTTCCATTATTCGGTATTGGACTGATTTTCCTGTTAAATACCATCGACTATGTCTATCAAAGGCTCTTTGCCTTTACGAAAGGCCTTGATTACTCAACTCCACAATACCAACAATATTGGATGAGTGTCTTATGGGCTGAACTCATTATTGAGGCTTTGGTAGCTCTTTTTGTTGTCGTGTATTTGTGGCAGACAAGAGACAGAAACCTTGAAAATCTTTCCCCTGCAGAAGAACTAAAAAGATACTGGATTTGGGGATCGTTTGTTCTAATGTATGCTTTTGCTGTCTTTATTGCAGCTTATTATGCAGAGCAAGATGCGACTTGGCATCAAACTGTAATCAGAGACACAAGCTTTACTCCTAGTCATATTATTGAATTTTATCAAAGTTATCCCGTTTATATCATTTTAGGATTAACGTTGTTGATGTATGCTTTAACTAGGTTACCTCAATTTGCAAAAGCTACCTCCCTTCCATTAGTTATTTTAGTGGCTTCTCCTTTAATGATATTCCCCAACGTTGGTCTTAATGAATTTGGTCATACGCGTTGGTTCATGGAAGAGGTCTTTTCTGCACCACTCCATTGGGGTTTTGCAATTTTTGCTTGGGGGGCGTTGTCTCTATATGGAGTCTTAGTAACGGTATGTCCAAGAGTCTATAGTCTAATCGATCAAGTTTATTTAGGGGCAGAGGTACCTAGCGCCTCGACTGTTATAGAAAATCCTGAGGCTTGTATTAATCCCTTATTCTGTTCTTGTGAGAAGAACATTCTTCCGAATAAATAA
- a CDS encoding L-threonylcarbamoyladenylate synthase — translation MKNQGSALPIENAIEKAIELLQKGEVVAIPTETVYGLAADALNSEAVARLFELKKRPKIDPVIVHCYCASQVFSFVQNLPEPARFLATMYWPGPLTLVLEKKDSIPDIVSAGLPFAGFRVPKHPLTLKLIEKLGRPLAAPSANRFGKISPTTAQAVFEEFNHLIPLILDGGPCPVGIESTVISFTHDPPLLLRYGAIPREEIEKRIGPLAVPAPNTEWNLAPGRFPKHYAPSVPVEIISSLSEIPYWKRKNAGLIFWGKEDTTGFKVVKNLSKERSLIEAAANFFQMLRELDKSNIEKIYALLLPEEGLGKAINERIKKAAGSPSL, via the coding sequence ATGAAAAATCAAGGATCTGCTTTACCAATAGAAAATGCAATCGAAAAGGCGATAGAACTTTTGCAGAAAGGAGAAGTTGTTGCTATCCCTACGGAAACTGTCTATGGCCTGGCTGCTGATGCTCTCAATTCCGAAGCTGTAGCCCGACTGTTTGAACTTAAAAAAAGGCCGAAAATAGATCCGGTAATTGTCCACTGCTATTGTGCAAGCCAAGTTTTTTCCTTTGTTCAGAACCTTCCAGAACCAGCTAGATTTCTTGCTACGATGTATTGGCCAGGTCCCCTCACTCTGGTCTTAGAAAAAAAAGATTCGATTCCTGATATTGTTTCGGCAGGGCTTCCTTTTGCCGGATTTAGGGTACCCAAACATCCTCTAACCCTAAAACTGATCGAAAAACTTGGCAGACCACTGGCAGCGCCTAGTGCAAATAGATTTGGGAAAATTAGTCCTACGACCGCACAAGCCGTCTTCGAAGAATTCAATCATCTGATTCCTTTAATTCTTGATGGAGGGCCATGTCCAGTGGGTATTGAATCGACAGTCATTTCGTTTACCCATGACCCTCCCTTGCTGCTCCGATATGGTGCCATCCCTAGAGAGGAAATAGAAAAGAGAATAGGGCCATTGGCCGTCCCTGCTCCCAATACAGAATGGAACCTAGCACCTGGCCGATTCCCTAAACACTATGCTCCTTCAGTCCCGGTGGAAATTATCTCCTCCCTCTCAGAGATTCCCTACTGGAAAAGAAAAAATGCTGGCTTGATTTTCTGGGGAAAAGAAGACACGACAGGATTCAAAGTTGTCAAAAATCTTTCCAAAGAAAGATCACTGATCGAAGCAGCCGCAAATTTTTTTCAAATGCTTCGAGAATTGGACAAAAGCAACATAGAAAAAATCTATGCGTTACTCCTGCCAGAGGAAGGTTTAGGAAAAGCTATCAATGAAAGAATCAAAAAAGCAGCTGGCTCCCCCTCGCTATAG
- a CDS encoding DUF4412 domain-containing protein translates to MMKQVGLFLLTAFSFLVCSSFVAFAQRPFSLPKQFSVMQIIKVGGGEIVQKIFVDGDKIRVEGPTGVQQQINIIRKDKKTIYTLFPDERIYFEHPVKEETPLFDITPGDPAAKWTPVGTDTLQGVLCDKYLMESKAGKATFWIGKETGAPVQIMPEKGNVLVEWKDYKVGPQPEELFVVPSNYQQIENYTIDSEEKNQTAPSEKQKPPIPPSPHDVQ, encoded by the coding sequence ATGATGAAACAGGTGGGTTTATTTTTATTAACGGCTTTTTCTTTTCTAGTTTGTAGCTCTTTTGTGGCCTTTGCTCAAAGGCCGTTTAGCTTACCTAAACAATTTTCCGTAATGCAAATTATTAAAGTCGGAGGAGGAGAAATTGTTCAAAAGATCTTTGTTGATGGAGATAAAATTAGAGTTGAAGGGCCGACGGGAGTGCAGCAGCAGATCAATATAATCCGTAAAGACAAAAAGACGATTTATACTCTTTTTCCAGATGAAAGAATTTATTTTGAACATCCTGTCAAAGAGGAAACTCCCCTTTTCGATATAACCCCAGGAGATCCTGCTGCTAAATGGACTCCTGTTGGTACCGATACGCTTCAAGGAGTGCTTTGCGATAAATATTTGATGGAATCCAAAGCGGGAAAAGCCACCTTTTGGATTGGCAAGGAGACTGGAGCACCGGTTCAAATAATGCCAGAAAAAGGAAATGTATTGGTTGAGTGGAAGGATTATAAAGTGGGGCCACAGCCAGAGGAGCTTTTTGTTGTCCCATCAAATTATCAGCAAATAGAAAACTATACAATAGATTCAGAAGAAAAAAATCAGACAGCCCCTTCTGAAAAACAAAAGCCTCCTATTCCTCCTTCTCCCCATGATGTCCAATAA
- the amoA gene encoding bacterial ammonia monooxygenase, subunit AmoA, whose translation MNEQLLTQREIEADFVRKRFDLAVLLIIFLATVAAAWIHQQLFAGDWSFWIDLKDRMWWPVIVPIATICFPAAVQAALWTHWKFPAGATMVCFGLLLGQWLNRIINFWAWAKFPINLVFPETLLPQAIVLDGILMTTNNFVVTALVGGELWGLLFYPSNWPMIAPYHVPVLWEGQLLSVADLIQYQYIRTSTPEYLRMVETGTMRSFAGGVLGVSAFFSGFISIIMYFIWWYMGYFFAKPIYLKGKRI comes from the coding sequence ATGAATGAGCAACTCTTGACTCAGAGGGAAATCGAAGCAGATTTTGTCAGGAAACGCTTTGATTTGGCTGTCCTTTTGATCATTTTTCTTGCAACTGTAGCAGCTGCTTGGATTCATCAACAACTCTTTGCTGGAGACTGGTCTTTTTGGATCGATTTAAAAGATAGGATGTGGTGGCCAGTCATAGTTCCAATTGCGACTATCTGTTTTCCTGCTGCCGTCCAAGCAGCTTTATGGACTCATTGGAAATTCCCTGCAGGGGCGACTATGGTATGCTTTGGCCTTTTGCTTGGACAATGGTTGAATCGGATTATTAATTTTTGGGCATGGGCTAAGTTTCCTATTAATTTGGTCTTTCCTGAGACATTGCTGCCGCAAGCGATTGTTTTAGATGGGATCTTAATGACTACAAATAACTTTGTTGTGACTGCCTTAGTGGGTGGAGAGTTATGGGGGCTGCTTTTTTATCCGTCAAATTGGCCTATGATTGCGCCATACCATGTGCCTGTCCTGTGGGAAGGGCAACTCCTCAGTGTGGCTGATCTTATTCAATACCAGTATATTCGAACCTCAACACCTGAATATTTAAGAATGGTAGAAACTGGAACAATGAGGAGCTTTGCTGGCGGCGTGCTTGGAGTCTCCGCTTTCTTTTCTGGGTTTATATCTATCATTATGTATTTTATCTGGTGGTATATGGGCTATTTTTTCGCAAAGCCGATCTATCTCAAAGGTAAGAGGATATAA